A stretch of the Chlorobiota bacterium genome encodes the following:
- a CDS encoding Smr/MutS family protein — protein MKLKLDLHEIFNKGDKIESALNNIILEAIKKKAPLIEIIPGKGSGQLKKKVIRFLDQKEIKLLYHRVEKDSKNFGRLFVHFRHK, from the coding sequence ATGAAACTTAAATTAGATTTACATGAAATATTTAATAAAGGTGATAAAATAGAATCTGCTCTTAATAATATTATTTTAGAAGCAATCAAAAAAAAAGCACCATTGATTGAAATAATTCCAGGAAAAGGATCAGGTCAACTTAAGAAAAAAGTGATTAGATTTTTAGATCAAAAAGAAATAAAGTTATTGTACCACAGAGTTGAAAAAGATAGTAAAAACTTTGGAAGACTTTTCGTACATTTTAGACATAAATAA